One Fontisphaera persica DNA window includes the following coding sequences:
- a CDS encoding GxxExxY protein, with the protein MNSREAAKNAKTMNAEEISAVVVDAAFHIHKELGPGLLESVYEAVLARALERRGLAVQRQKSVAFEYDGMRFEEGLRVDLLVNEVLVIELKSVETLAPVHSKQLLTYLRLLGLSLGLLINFAAPTFKDGCRRINNHHPSFTSSRLRVNQPPAEFP; encoded by the coding sequence ATGAACTCACGCGAAGCCGCGAAGAACGCAAAGACAATGAATGCAGAAGAAATTTCAGCCGTGGTCGTGGATGCGGCCTTTCATATTCACAAGGAACTGGGGCCGGGCCTGCTGGAATCGGTTTACGAGGCAGTCCTGGCGCGCGCCTTGGAGCGGAGGGGCTTGGCCGTCCAACGCCAGAAGTCCGTGGCCTTCGAGTATGACGGGATGCGCTTTGAGGAAGGTTTGCGGGTTGACCTGTTGGTGAACGAAGTGTTGGTCATCGAGCTGAAATCGGTCGAAACGCTCGCCCCAGTGCATTCAAAGCAACTGCTGACCTATCTTCGTCTGCTGGGCCTCTCTCTGGGCCTGCTGATCAATTTTGCTGCCCCCACCTTCAAAGACGGCTGCCGACGCATCAACAATCATCACCCCTCCTTCACGTCTTCGCGTCTTCGCGTGAACCAACCCCCAGCAGAATTCCCATAA
- a CDS encoding PhoH family protein: protein MTSEILHFETARLAQQLFNNDPANLAALEQRLGVKATAREGWIKLEGEAESVRQAKQLFEMLEHSIKAGGHIRNREFAFALNVVSEDGASALKSLMTDRIVTSTRKANITPKTLGQKKYLEAIRTHDVTLGVGPAGTGKTYLAMAMAVWHLREQKVNRIILTRPAVEAGEALGFLPGDLQEKLAPYLRPLHDALMDMLPPEEIQRHMERGTIEIAPLAYMRGRTLNNAFIILDEAQNCTMEQMFMFLTRLGHNSKTVVTGDPTQIDLPKAKPSGLLEARLALKHVEGVAVVEFQRRDVVRHPLVQRIIHAYEQHRGTGISG from the coding sequence ATGACCAGCGAGATACTGCATTTTGAAACCGCGCGGCTGGCCCAGCAGTTGTTCAATAATGACCCGGCCAACCTGGCCGCCCTCGAGCAACGGCTGGGCGTCAAAGCCACCGCGCGGGAGGGATGGATTAAACTGGAGGGCGAAGCCGAGTCGGTCCGGCAGGCCAAACAACTGTTTGAAATGCTCGAGCATTCCATCAAGGCCGGCGGCCACATCCGCAACCGCGAATTTGCCTTCGCCCTGAATGTCGTCAGCGAGGACGGCGCCTCGGCCCTCAAAAGCCTGATGACCGACCGCATCGTCACCTCCACCCGCAAGGCCAACATCACCCCCAAAACCCTCGGGCAAAAAAAATACCTGGAGGCCATCCGCACGCACGACGTCACCCTGGGCGTGGGCCCCGCCGGCACCGGCAAAACCTACCTGGCCATGGCCATGGCTGTCTGGCATTTGCGCGAGCAAAAGGTCAACCGCATCATCCTCACCCGCCCCGCCGTCGAAGCCGGCGAGGCGCTGGGCTTCCTGCCCGGCGATTTGCAGGAAAAACTGGCGCCCTACCTGCGCCCCCTGCATGACGCCCTCATGGACATGCTCCCGCCGGAGGAAATCCAGCGGCACATGGAGCGCGGCACCATCGAAATTGCCCCGCTGGCCTACATGCGCGGGCGCACCTTGAACAATGCCTTCATCATCCTGGATGAAGCCCAGAACTGCACCATGGAGCAGATGTTCATGTTCCTGACCCGTCTGGGCCACAATTCCAAGACCGTGGTCACCGGCGACCCCACCCAGATTGACCTCCCCAAGGCCAAACCCAGCGGCCTGCTGGAGGCCCGCCTGGCCCTCAAACACGTCGAGGGCGTAGCCGTGGTGGAATTTCAGCGGCGGGACGTTGTCCGCCATCCTTTAGTGCAGCGCATCATCCATGCCTACGAACAACACCGCGGGACCGGCATCTCCGGATAA
- a CDS encoding HIT family protein produces MEVLHAPWRIEYILAPKPPAGEGESLFVRIAQSNDDEANYVLVRERTCYAVLNTYPYNGGHLMVVPYKQTPDLNGLTDGELTDLMKLTRRCMNALTRVMRPDGFNVGINLGKVAGAGIAEHLHIHVVPRWNGDTNFMPVIGQTSVVPQALADIAARLRAALAETPE; encoded by the coding sequence ATGGAAGTATTGCACGCGCCGTGGCGAATTGAATACATCCTCGCTCCCAAACCACCTGCGGGAGAGGGGGAGTCCCTGTTTGTACGCATCGCCCAGTCCAACGATGACGAGGCCAATTACGTGCTGGTGCGGGAGCGCACGTGCTACGCCGTGCTCAACACCTACCCTTACAATGGCGGCCATTTGATGGTGGTGCCTTACAAACAAACGCCCGATTTGAACGGGCTGACCGACGGGGAGCTGACCGACCTGATGAAACTCACCCGCCGGTGCATGAATGCGCTCACCCGGGTGATGCGCCCGGATGGTTTCAACGTGGGCATCAACCTTGGCAAGGTGGCCGGCGCAGGCATCGCCGAGCACCTGCATATTCACGTCGTGCCCCGGTGGAACGGCGACACCAATTTCATGCCCGTCATCGGCCAGACCTCGGTGGTCCCCCAAGCCCTGGCGGACATTGCCGCGCGCCTGCGGGCCGCCCTGGCCGAAACGCCCGAATAA
- a CDS encoding DUF502 domain-containing protein, protein MKHPLLAKWRASFVAGLLVILPTAVSIMVAIWILKNITSITDTLLIFLPREWTHKDGGDGPLYWYYSLLALLLAVLLITGIGHLTKNYIGRKLLEMGDRFMMRVPLINKIYSTIKQVNEAFSGQRASFKQVVLLEYPRQGVYSLGFITNDQPEISTPNSGPLQSVFVPTTPNPTSGFIVLVPASSLHHIPMPVQDAIKFVISLGSLAPEAQQESLGSLKTLEKSQ, encoded by the coding sequence ATGAAACATCCGCTTTTGGCCAAATGGCGTGCCAGTTTTGTGGCGGGATTGCTGGTGATTCTGCCCACCGCCGTTTCCATCATGGTCGCCATCTGGATTCTGAAAAACATCACCAGCATCACCGATACCCTCCTGATTTTCCTCCCGCGCGAATGGACCCACAAGGACGGCGGAGACGGCCCGCTCTATTGGTATTACAGCCTGCTGGCCCTCCTGCTGGCCGTGCTGCTCATCACCGGCATTGGCCATCTCACCAAGAACTACATCGGCCGCAAGCTCCTCGAAATGGGCGACCGCTTCATGATGCGCGTGCCGCTGATTAATAAAATTTACAGCACCATCAAACAGGTCAACGAAGCCTTCTCCGGCCAGCGCGCCTCGTTCAAACAAGTGGTCCTGCTCGAATACCCGCGGCAGGGCGTGTACTCGCTGGGCTTCATCACCAATGACCAGCCGGAAATTTCCACCCCCAATTCCGGCCCCTTGCAAAGCGTCTTTGTCCCCACCACCCCCAACCCCACCAGTGGGTTTATCGTGCTCGTGCCCGCCTCCAGTCTGCACCACATCCCAATGCCCGTACAAGATGCCATCAAGTTTGTAATCAGCCTTGGCTCGCTTGCCCCTGAGGCGCAGCAAGAATCCCTGGGCAGCTTGAAAACTCTGGAAAAATCCCAATAA
- a CDS encoding hydroxypyruvate isomerase family protein, which produces MTMKISRRNALNRAAGAALLAAAAPAVLPVSAADAPAKLKGNIRHSVSKWCYGKIPLEEFCVAVKAMGIESVELLGENEWPTVVKHGLTCAMCNGPDSIGYGWNRVEHHDKLLAGFEQAIPKVAQYGFPNIITFSGNRVGKNYKVSDEEGLENCVKGLKRLMPIAEKHKVTVVLELLNSKVNHKDYMADHSAWGVELCKRVGSERLKLLYDIYHMQIMEGDIIRTIQTHHQYFAHYHTGGNPGRNEIDETQELNYPAIMKAIVATGYKGFVGQEFVPKREPLASLRQAIQICDV; this is translated from the coding sequence ATGACCATGAAAATCTCCCGCCGCAACGCTTTGAACCGGGCCGCTGGCGCCGCCCTGCTGGCTGCCGCCGCGCCCGCCGTCCTGCCCGTCTCCGCCGCTGACGCCCCCGCCAAACTCAAGGGCAACATCCGGCACTCCGTCTCCAAGTGGTGCTATGGCAAAATCCCGCTGGAGGAGTTCTGCGTGGCAGTCAAGGCCATGGGCATTGAGTCCGTGGAGCTGCTCGGGGAAAACGAGTGGCCCACTGTGGTGAAACACGGCCTGACCTGCGCCATGTGCAACGGCCCGGACAGCATCGGCTACGGGTGGAATCGCGTGGAGCACCACGACAAGTTGCTGGCCGGTTTCGAGCAGGCCATTCCCAAAGTGGCCCAGTACGGCTTCCCCAACATCATCACCTTCTCCGGCAACCGCGTGGGCAAGAATTACAAGGTCTCCGACGAGGAAGGCCTGGAGAACTGCGTGAAGGGCTTGAAGCGCCTCATGCCCATTGCCGAAAAGCACAAGGTCACCGTGGTGCTGGAGCTGCTAAACAGCAAGGTGAACCACAAGGACTACATGGCCGACCATTCCGCCTGGGGCGTGGAATTGTGCAAGCGGGTGGGGTCGGAGCGGCTGAAGCTGCTCTATGACATCTACCACATGCAAATCATGGAGGGCGACATCATCCGCACCATCCAGACCCATCACCAGTATTTCGCCCATTACCACACCGGCGGCAACCCGGGCCGCAATGAAATTGACGAGACCCAGGAGCTGAATTATCCGGCCATCATGAAGGCCATTGTGGCCACGGGCTACAAGGGCTTTGTGGGCCAGGAATTTGTGCCCAAGCGCGAGCCGCTGGCCTCGCTGCGGCAGGCCATCCAAATCTGCGACGTCTAG
- the ybeY gene encoding rRNA maturation RNase YbeY, with the protein MPTNNTAGPASPDKPVGVQVAIQNRQKDRRIHAGRLRYLTSMVVARLAPGAVADLCVHLVTPARMASLNEHFLGHPGPTDVITFDFSEGEPGWLYGEIFICPKVAVDQARQFACPWQEELMRYVIHGVLHLLGHDDQAPAARRRMKAAENRALRWLTTHQPVHLLGSTAKS; encoded by the coding sequence ATGCCTACGAACAACACCGCGGGACCGGCATCTCCGGATAAGCCGGTGGGAGTGCAGGTGGCCATTCAAAACCGGCAAAAAGACCGGCGCATCCATGCCGGCCGGCTCCGGTATCTCACCAGCATGGTGGTGGCGCGCCTCGCCCCCGGCGCCGTGGCGGATTTGTGCGTGCACCTGGTCACCCCGGCGCGCATGGCCAGCCTTAACGAACATTTTCTGGGGCATCCCGGTCCCACCGATGTCATCACCTTCGACTTCAGCGAAGGCGAACCCGGCTGGTTGTACGGCGAAATCTTCATCTGTCCCAAAGTGGCGGTGGACCAGGCCCGGCAATTCGCCTGCCCCTGGCAGGAGGAATTGATGCGCTACGTCATTCACGGCGTGCTGCATCTCCTGGGCCACGATGACCAGGCCCCCGCCGCCCGGCGGCGAATGAAAGCCGCCGAAAACCGCGCTCTGCGCTGGCTGACCACTCATCAGCCTGTGCACCTGTTGGGAAGCACCGCTAAATCATGA
- the recO gene encoding DNA repair protein RecO produces MEERAHGIVLRSYPLTETSLIVHWLTSEAGHLATVAKGARRPKSPFRGKLDLFFKARFSFARSRRSDLHHLREVEVQETHPALRQNYALLTQAVYAAALLERLIERDTPVPELFDLLESLLLALPQHPPAAHTMAAWELKLLAALGLGPDWHTASLSAGTRALLQHCLALPWEQLPRLNFSPAQTQEAGRFLLRQLEATGLRPPPQRAKAWAAAED; encoded by the coding sequence ATGGAGGAACGCGCCCATGGCATTGTTCTGCGCTCCTATCCCCTTACGGAAACCAGCCTCATTGTCCACTGGCTGACCTCGGAGGCCGGCCATCTGGCCACCGTGGCCAAAGGCGCCCGCCGTCCCAAGTCTCCCTTCCGCGGCAAGCTGGATTTGTTCTTCAAAGCCCGGTTCAGTTTTGCCCGCAGTCGCCGCTCGGATTTGCACCATCTGCGCGAGGTGGAGGTTCAGGAAACCCACCCCGCCCTGCGCCAAAATTATGCCCTCCTCACCCAGGCCGTGTACGCCGCCGCCCTGCTCGAGCGGCTCATTGAACGGGACACACCCGTGCCCGAGCTGTTTGACCTGCTGGAGTCCCTGCTGCTTGCCTTGCCACAACACCCCCCAGCCGCCCACACCATGGCCGCTTGGGAATTGAAACTCCTCGCCGCCCTCGGACTGGGGCCGGACTGGCACACCGCCTCCCTTTCGGCCGGCACCCGTGCCCTCCTGCAACACTGCCTGGCCCTGCCCTGGGAACAACTCCCGCGTCTGAACTTCAGCCCCGCCCAAACTCAGGAAGCCGGCCGCTTCCTCCTGCGCCAGCTCGAAGCCACCGGCCTCCGCCCGCCCCCCCAGCGCGCCAAAGCCTGGGCAGCCGCCGAAGATTAA